From the genome of Cognaticolwellia beringensis, one region includes:
- a CDS encoding cation diffusion facilitator family transporter, which translates to MSDNLHQHSTSHGHNHISKDMSSSRIGWAFILNVCFTIIEFIGGWLTNSTAIMADAVHDLGDSISIGLAWGLNKLSKKSHDEMFSYGYHRFSLLGALINGVVLIAGSIWVLTISFPRLLSPEMPDAQGMLWLAILGVTVNGYAAFKLSDGKTLNERVLNWHLLEDVLGWVAVFIVAIVLMFIELPILDPILSIGFTLFILFNVLKNLRTAIRLFLQATPEQAIQEKIKIELSTLKFIEDIHHFHLWSLDGERHVLTAHLVLNHYFDKQEYIEIKHEISTRLSPFHLEHTTLEFEFVDEICRDSKNN; encoded by the coding sequence ATGTCCGACAATTTACATCAACACTCAACTAGCCATGGACACAATCATATTTCTAAAGATATGTCTTCAAGTCGTATTGGCTGGGCATTTATATTAAATGTTTGTTTTACTATTATCGAATTTATTGGCGGCTGGTTAACCAACAGCACCGCAATAATGGCGGATGCGGTTCACGATTTAGGAGATAGTATATCCATCGGTCTCGCATGGGGATTAAATAAACTCAGCAAGAAAAGCCATGATGAAATGTTTAGTTACGGCTACCATCGTTTCTCTTTATTAGGCGCACTTATTAATGGTGTTGTCTTAATCGCTGGATCAATTTGGGTATTAACTATTTCATTCCCTCGATTGTTATCGCCAGAGATGCCTGATGCTCAAGGCATGTTATGGTTAGCGATATTAGGGGTGACTGTTAATGGTTATGCTGCTTTCAAATTAAGTGACGGGAAAACATTAAACGAACGTGTACTTAATTGGCATTTATTGGAAGACGTTTTAGGTTGGGTAGCCGTATTCATTGTTGCTATCGTCCTAATGTTTATCGAACTCCCAATACTTGATCCGATACTTTCAATCGGATTTACCTTATTTATTCTTTTTAATGTATTAAAAAACCTCCGCACTGCAATACGTCTGTTTTTACAGGCAACACCAGAGCAAGCCATTCAAGAAAAAATAAAAATTGAATTATCAACATTGAAGTTTATTGAAGATATTCATCATTTCCATTTGTGGTCCCTTGATGGTGAAAGGCATGTACTTACTGCTCATTTAGTGTTGAATCATTATTTTGATAAACAAGAATATATTGAAATAAAGCATGAAATATCGACACGACTTAGCCCTTTTCATCTTGAACATACAACACTGGAATTTGAGTTCGTAGACGAAATATGTAGAGACTCAAAAAACAATTAG